A region of Bacillota bacterium DNA encodes the following proteins:
- a CDS encoding CoA-binding protein, with translation MAESSPAGAAGWSNPDDGAIRELLREARTVAVVGLSPKPERPSHGVARYLQEHGYRIIPVNPGHAAILGEICYPSLQAIPAEVQVDVVDVFRRPEEVPGVVEETLRRGGVRALWLQLGVIAPEAARRAREAGLLVVMDRCMKVEHERLLGA, from the coding sequence ATGGCAGAGTCGTCGCCGGCCGGCGCGGCCGGCTGGTCCAACCCCGACGATGGCGCGATCCGGGAACTATTGCGCGAGGCCCGGACGGTCGCGGTCGTGGGCCTCTCGCCCAAGCCGGAGCGGCCGAGCCACGGTGTGGCGCGTTACCTGCAGGAGCACGGCTACCGCATCATCCCGGTCAACCCCGGCCATGCGGCGATCCTGGGCGAGATCTGCTATCCCAGCCTCCAGGCGATCCCTGCGGAGGTGCAGGTCGACGTGGTCGACGTCTTCCGCCGGCCGGAGGAGGTCCCGGGCGTGGTCGAGGAGACGCTTCGCCGTGGCGGCGTCCGCGCGCTCTGGCTGCAGCTGGGCGTCATCGCCCCGGAGGCGGCGCGGCGGGCGCGCGAGGCCGGCCTCTTGGTGGTCATGGACCGCTGCATGAAAGTGGAGCATGAACGACTCCTGGGGGCCTAG